A window of Etheostoma spectabile isolate EspeVRDwgs_2016 chromosome 18, UIUC_Espe_1.0, whole genome shotgun sequence contains these coding sequences:
- the si:dkey-205h13.2 gene encoding cartilage intermediate layer protein 2, translating to MIQLLSVAIIAGLFFESNQQPARVPDPNLPTPECWTEWFDRDDPSGSGDWETLFDLLNEYPGKICSNPAGIEARTLSGLTAAEAGDVIYVSDTTNGFVCRNQDQPNXXXXVMIIVFVSTALPLSVKCAGPSGLTGTIPVEQGTGKF from the exons ATGATCCAATTG CTGAGTGTAGCCATTATTGCCGGATTGTTCTTTG AAAGCAACCAGCAGCCAGCCAGAGTGCCTGACCCTAACCTCCCTACACCGG AATGCTGGACAGAATGGTTTGACAGAGATGACCCATCTGGAAGTGGAGACTGGGAAACCCTCTTTGATCTTCTCAATGAGTACCCAGGAAAGATCTGCTCTAACCCAGCAGGTATTGAGGCCAGAACTCTATCTGGACTCACTGCGGCTGAAGCTGGGGATGTGATTTATGT aagtGACACAACTAACGGATTCGTCTGCAGGAACCAGGACCAACCCAATAANNNNNNNNNNGTAATGATTATCGTGTTCGTTTCAACTGCCCTCcctctttctgtaaag TGTGCTGGACCAAGTGGTTTGACCGGGACGATCCCAGTGGAACAGGGGACTGGGAAGTTTTGA